The Takifugu flavidus isolate HTHZ2018 chromosome 21, ASM371156v2, whole genome shotgun sequence genome has a window encoding:
- the neu1 gene encoding sialidase-1 → MGAERRRVPAALWLLLCALVPARGIRPEQIDPLVYEEQLLWVSGIDGEVNTYRIPLITFTPQGSLLAFAEARKASQGDMGQKFIAMRRSTDKGLTWSPTSFIVDDGLAPDGVNLGSVVVDEEKALIILIYSLYFHISTSASTMMIESKTDGLSWSVPRNISGQIGVQPFAPGPGFGIQKRYDPAKGRLVVCGHGTLEGDGVFCILSDDHGQSWRDGAVVKSIPFNRPKRAQDFNPDESQPVEMTDGSIIINVRNQNNYHCRCRIVARSFDGGETLPVEHLDFDYTLVDPAVAAGALQKDGVLYFTNPAHEFNRVNLTLRWSTTHGRSWEDKTVHIWAGPSGYSSMTSLESSSIEDQKFIYIVYEKGHKDYDETISFVKVHLFGGRDRM, encoded by the exons ATGGGGGCCGAGAGGCGGCGGGTCCCCGCTgctctgtggctgctgctctgcgctTTGGTCCCTGCGCGAGGCATCAGACCGGAACAG ATCGATCCGCTGGTGTacgaggagcagctgctgtgggtGAGCGGGATCGACGGGGAGGTGAACACTTACAGGATCCCGCTGATCACCTTCACCCCCCAAGGAAGCCTGCTGGCCTTCGCCGAGGCGAGGAAGGCGTCGCAGGGGGACATGGGGCAGAAGTTCATAGCGATGCGGCGGTCGACAGATAAAG GACTCACCTGGTCCCCAACCAGCTTCATCGTGGATGACGGACTGGCTCCGGATGGCGTGAACTTGGGCTCGGTGGTGGTGGATGAGGAGAAGGCTTTGATCATCCTGATCTATAGCTTGTATTTCCACATTTCCACGTCTGCCAGCACCATGATGATTGAGAGTAAAACTGACGGACTCAGCTGGAGCGTACCCAGAAACATCTCGGGCCAGATCGGGGTCCAACCCTTCGCCCCTGGGCCTGGTTTCGGCATCCAG AAACGTTACGACCCAGCTAAAGGGCGGTTGGTGGTGTGTGGCCACGGCACCTTGGAGGGAGATGGAGTCTTCTGCATCCTGAGCGACGATCACGGGCAGAGCTGGCGCGACGGCGCCGTGGTGAAGAGCATCCCCTTCAACAGGCCGAAGAGAGCACAGGACTTCAACCCCGATGAATCTCAG CCCGTGGAGATGACAGACGGTAGCATCATAATCAATGTCCGGAACCAGAACAACTACCACTGCCGGTGTCGCATCGTGGCGCGCAGCTTCGACGGGGGGGAGACGCTCCCCGTGGAACATCTGGACTTCGACTACACGCTGGTGGATCCCGCAGTAGCAGCAGGGGCTCTGCAGAAGGACGGCGTGCTGTACTTCACGAACCCTGCGCACGAGTTCAACA GGGTTAACCTCACCTTACGATGGTCAACAACACACGGACGGTCCTGGGAGGACAAAACGGTCCACATATGGGCGGGGCCCAGCGGCTACTCCTCCATGACGTCGCTGGAGAGCAGCTCCATCGAGGATCAGAAGTTCATCTACATCGTCTACGAGAAGGGACACAAAGACTACGATGAGACCATCTCGTTTGTCAAGGTTCACCTGTTTGGTGGGCGGGACAGGATGTGA